From Platichthys flesus chromosome 19, fPlaFle2.1, whole genome shotgun sequence:
AGCCTCCTCATATTCTCTGGATCTTGTCAGCGACGCACACGGGGTTCTCTTTGCGGATCTTGGCGGCAGCTTCGGCTTTGTAGTCGTACGGGCAGTTGTGCTTGTCGGAGTAACGGTGAATTCCACAAAACAGATTCCCACAGCGGCAATCGAAACCTGAAACGCCACAAGAGTCCAATCAataacaaggacacacacacacaaacacacaactgccaAACAATCACTAGACCCAGACATACTGAAGCTGGGGTTAGTggcaatgacaataaaatcaTTTATCGGTGACTCACCTGTGAGGCCGATCTTTTTACGGCACATGAAGCAGCGTTTCTTCTGGGGTTTCTTGGACTCTGGGGTTTCAGACTCGTCACTGCCAGCAGTGGACGGGCTGGAGGATGAGACTGTGGGTTGACTCACCACTGGagacacacaagaaacacacaagacTCAGGGAAATCGGTCTGTTGTGAACAGAGAAGCTTCCTTGTATATGTGAGTAAAAGAGCAGATGAAGCAGTTATAGATTGAAATACTGGAAGACAGAGGTTCTTCAAGTTATACATGAAATAATCTGACGGAAATGTTTGGTTTCGGTCACGTGTGGTAAAACAATATCTGTCCAGGTGCTTTAAATGCAATGATTCCAAGAAGTTGTCCTACTCACATTTACAACTTTGTGTCCAATGGCCAAGTCACAGTCAGCGATATATAAGTAAAAGGGGTCTcagtatacatttttattgacagtgaaaacaaaagctAAACAGGAgggttttattttcctgtttgacacagttttcaattaaatgtcacattaatgtCTGTCATCAACATTTGGCACCAACCTGGCTCTGCGAGCTCTGTCCTGCTCCCTGaggctcctctctcctcacaggaGAGACTCATCTCCGTCATCTGCTGGGTCATGGACAGGGCCGACGAAGCCCCACTGTGAAGGATTCACAGAATTAAACCCAAAATATCTattaaagaggaaaataaattaatttaattacaaTAATGATTATGCATCCAGCTCTCCTCTCACCTGAGCGCCTCGGCGGCGACAGCCTCTGCAGCGGCAGCGGCCTTGGCcgcctcctctgctgcagcgacCGCGGCGGCTGCAGCATTGTTCAAGGTGGCCTCTAACCTCTGGATGGCCGACGCCTCAGctgagccactgctgctgcctgagGGAGGAGATTTCACCGCATGTTACAGTCAGACACGGGGACGGAGGCAGTGCAGCTGCCGACAGAGGTCACGACCCGTCTCCTACGTGGCCATGGAAACTAGAAAACAACCGGACAGACACAGCAGGTCTTACCCATAGAACTCAAAGAACTGAGTCCTCCATTGTTCTGTCTGGACAGGTGTTCCTTGTGGCACACAGAGCACATGCCATTTGTCCTGGGGTTGCCAAAGAAACCACAGCCATTGGCACAGAGGCTAGGAACCGGGCTCTGATTGGTCTCCTGGGCCATAGTGATGTGTGCCGCCTAGTGAGCTGAcctggagacacaaacaaacatgcacgctGCAATgattaatgtttgtgttgacacaACCACAGGAAGTAAATCAGACTTTGACTTTGCAACAAGAGATCCGGCTCAAATATGCATCATCGTCAAAACAccagtggtggtggggggggggggggggggggaccaggtGATGATGATCCAGGTGGATGATGGTCCAGGTGGTCATTATTAAGGGATAATTcaccaaaaactgaaaaatgcatCCATtaacacttcacccccccccccccatctgcagtggtgagtagatgattaGTGAATTTCCATCATTCATtaatttttcggtgaactatccctttaaacggCATTGATAAGGTTACTATACATCATCTGGATCACCAGTACTGTGATAGTGactaaacacaacacaggtgTCAACATCCAAGTACTGAGTCAGAAAATATTGATGCTGCAAAGAAATGACGAAAACCACAAA
This genomic window contains:
- the LOC133974945 gene encoding AN1-type zinc finger protein 5-like, with the translated sequence MAQETNQSPVPSLCANGCGFFGNPRTNGMCSVCHKEHLSRQNNGGLSSLSSMGSSSGSAEASAIQRLEATLNNAAAAAVAAAEEAAKAAAAAEAVAAEALSGASSALSMTQQMTEMSLSCEERGASGSRTELAEPVVSQPTVSSSSPSTAGSDESETPESKKPQKKRCFMCRKKIGLTGFDCRCGNLFCGIHRYSDKHNCPYDYKAEAAAKIRKENPVCVADKIQRI